In Mycoplasma sp. OR1901, the following are encoded in one genomic region:
- a CDS encoding amidase family protein: MNRTIKIKGNLKQALENLKNDTNNSVAHLYENPQNSNNGLFKDVVITVKDNYATDNAPTSASSLILENFNTHYNATVIEKFIKEGALIPAKLHLDELALGGTGTHSAYGLVKNKLDPTRLSGGSSSGSIATFDKNISIALASDTGDSVRLPASYNGSVGFKPSYGAISRYGLFAYASSLDTVAYFSHNVNDTIVTSQVLFGKDKHDMTSLDLPIDQVIKTKPNKVAVLDFSKFSEKYVNESMKELTSKLINEGIQVDIIEPNLDILNTIKPTYKVISFSEASSNLANLNGIAFGSRVNGETWEEVIKNTRSEKFGKMVEERLSLGSYFLYSENIEEIFIKAQKARRVIKDYMNDLHEKYDVVIFEAFGGIAPKFDQGSKYGVLEFILTAANLGGYPSITIPFSEHQNLPYNLTLESKIYSDAKLLGIAEYFEELLGGK, from the coding sequence ATGAATAGAACTATTAAAATAAAAGGTAATTTAAAACAAGCACTTGAAAATTTAAAAAACGATACTAATAATTCGGTTGCACATTTATATGAAAACCCCCAAAATAGTAATAATGGATTATTTAAAGATGTAGTAATTACTGTAAAAGATAATTATGCAACAGACAATGCTCCAACAAGTGCTTCAAGTTTAATTTTAGAAAACTTTAATACACATTATAACGCTACAGTTATTGAAAAATTTATTAAAGAAGGTGCCTTGATCCCTGCAAAACTTCATTTAGACGAACTTGCATTAGGTGGTACAGGTACTCATAGTGCCTACGGTTTAGTTAAAAACAAATTAGACCCAACAAGATTATCAGGTGGTTCATCTTCAGGTTCTATCGCAACTTTTGATAAAAATATTTCGATTGCTCTTGCAAGTGATACAGGTGATAGTGTTAGACTACCTGCTAGTTATAATGGTTCGGTTGGTTTTAAACCTTCATACGGAGCAATTAGTAGATACGGTTTATTCGCTTACGCTTCATCACTTGATACAGTCGCTTATTTCTCACATAATGTTAATGACACAATAGTAACTTCACAAGTTTTATTCGGTAAAGATAAGCATGATATGACTAGTTTAGATCTACCTATTGACCAAGTTATAAAAACTAAACCAAACAAAGTTGCGGTTTTAGACTTTTCTAAATTCTCCGAAAAATATGTTAATGAATCTATGAAAGAATTAACTTCTAAACTAATAAATGAAGGAATTCAAGTTGATATTATTGAACCGAATTTAGATATTTTAAATACTATTAAACCTACATATAAAGTGATTTCATTCTCAGAAGCAAGCTCGAACTTAGCAAATTTAAACGGTATCGCTTTTGGTTCAAGAGTTAATGGTGAAACATGAGAAGAAGTAATTAAAAATACAAGAAGTGAAAAATTCGGAAAAATGGTAGAAGAAAGATTATCACTTGGTAGTTATTTCCTTTATTCAGAAAATATCGAAGAAATCTTTATTAAAGCTCAAAAAGCACGTCGTGTAATTAAAGATTACATGAATGATTTACACGAAAAATATGATGTTGTTATTTTCGAAGCTTTTGGTGGTATTGCCCCAAAATTTGATCAAGGTAGCAAATATGGTGTTTTAGAATTCATATTAACAGCAGCTAATTTAGGTGGTTACCCTTCAATAACAATACCATTTAGTGAACATCAAAACCTACCATATAACTTAACTTTAGAATCAAAAATATATTCAGACGCAAAACTTCTAGGTATCGCAGAATATTTTGAAGAATTATTAGGAGGAAAATAG
- a CDS encoding aspartyl/glutamyl-tRNA amidotransferase subunit C: MTVNKEKIKEIVNSLMFNPSDEVLDHIIENWHELENELKSFDKLDLDKVKPLSHINEEYKIDLLRDDEFDNEFKSINKSQILSNAATSDDDYVTIKKVVK; this comes from the coding sequence ATGACAGTAAATAAAGAAAAAATAAAAGAAATAGTTAATTCTCTTATGTTTAATCCTAGTGATGAAGTTTTAGATCACATTATTGAAAATTGACATGAGCTTGAAAACGAACTTAAAAGTTTTGATAAGTTAGATTTAGATAAAGTTAAACCACTTTCACACATAAATGAAGAATATAAAATTGACTTATTAAGAGATGATGAATTTGATAACGAATTTAAGTCTATTAATAAATCTCAAATTTTATCAAATGCAGCAACTTCAGATGATGATTATGTAACAATTAAAAAGGTGGTTAAATAA
- a CDS encoding RluA family pseudouridine synthase produces MFEILATKNDSGRTIYKLIAKYLINLPKSKLESLFRKKDIKINGKRINDKTVIVQENDQIVIYGVYDKKEKGQLFKVEQNFDVIYEDENILIVDKKIGVEVHGSDDSLDNQVLSYLKFKQVDSFKPSHVGRLDKETSGLIIYGKNYQTVKHLNDKITNFEKKYIFKSDFNEPHREIELYFSKDNLTGKIKASPKPKEGSKYSKTILYTEKNKKIAQILTGRKHQIRLTLKFLGKPIYGDIKYGGKKAERLMLHSYYLKLQNLNGDLKYLNGFEFYSLPKW; encoded by the coding sequence ATGTTTGAAATTTTAGCTACAAAAAACGACTCTGGTCGTACAATTTATAAACTAATTGCTAAATACTTAATCAATTTACCAAAAAGTAAATTAGAAAGCCTATTTCGTAAAAAGGATATAAAAATAAACGGAAAAAGAATAAACGACAAAACTGTAATTGTTCAAGAAAATGATCAAATAGTTATTTATGGAGTTTATGACAAAAAAGAAAAAGGACAATTATTCAAAGTAGAACAAAACTTTGATGTTATTTACGAAGATGAAAACATATTAATAGTAGATAAAAAAATCGGAGTTGAAGTTCATGGATCTGACGATTCTTTAGATAATCAGGTTTTATCATATTTAAAATTTAAGCAAGTTGATAGTTTTAAACCTAGCCATGTTGGTAGACTCGATAAAGAAACAAGTGGGTTAATAATTTATGGTAAAAATTACCAAACAGTTAAACATTTAAACGATAAGATCACTAATTTTGAAAAAAAATATATATTTAAAAGTGATTTTAATGAACCGCATAGAGAAATTGAACTTTATTTTTCAAAAGATAACTTAACCGGAAAAATTAAAGCATCACCAAAACCAAAAGAGGGTTCGAAATATTCAAAAACAATACTATATACTGAAAAAAATAAAAAAATTGCACAAATTTTAACTGGTCGTAAACATCAAATTAGACTAACACTTAAATTTTTAGGTAAACCAATTTATGGTGACATAAAATACGGCGGAAAAAAAGCTGAAAGACTAATGTTACATTCTTACTACTTAAAACTCCAAAATTTAAATGGAGACTTAAAATATTTAAATGGTTTTGAGTTTTACTCACTACCAAAATGATAG
- a CDS encoding antibiotic biosynthesis monooxygenase: protein MIYAQATIYTIDPEKLKGFIDYLYVFTQKTRMKEKNLSYEYGLMSEEKILVIQRWSTKQDYEDFIKLEEFAKELKILKKMSKNVKNLYQIELTK, encoded by the coding sequence ATGATATACGCACAAGCAACAATTTATACAATAGATCCTGAAAAATTAAAAGGTTTTATAGACTATTTATATGTGTTTACACAAAAAACAAGAATGAAAGAAAAAAACCTTTCATATGAGTATGGATTAATGTCAGAAGAAAAAATCCTTGTTATCCAAAGATGATCAACAAAACAAGATTATGAAGATTTTATTAAATTAGAAGAATTTGCAAAAGAATTAAAAATCCTTAAAAAAATGTCTAAAAATGTAAAAAATCTATATCAAATTGAATTAACAAAATAA
- the metG gene encoding methionine--tRNA ligase — protein sequence MKKTFYITTPIYYASGNLHIGHLYTTALTWVIANYKKLNGYDVKMLTGSDEHGLKIQQKAEEKGVHPQEFVDDLAVKFQQMWKDFGIEYDYYSRTTSENHKKTIQDIFSYFLKQEFIYKDQYQGLYSIPDEEFLTETQAVKRDGKFYHPTSDHELTLVSEESYFFKMNLFQDWLVEYINKNNEFLAPKKIENEMISNFISKGLEDLSITRTKIDWGIKVNEDPTHTVYVWLDALANYITALGFDINGNHKNDFKEYWENENAEVVHLIGKEIARFHMIYWPIFLKALNLKLPTKIQSHGWIITPTGKMSKSKNNVVDPYKLLEKYDAEIIKYFFVSQSPLGDDIVFDEERFVNIINAELINTYGNLIARTLKMKSNSFASPIKYKKTSFQEDLDVEQEIIKSVDEYKNNFDEFKINKAFQVANELGNQLNKYIDLTKPWTITDLDRLEQILVRLLNGIYALSTYYSVVLPNKVSEVAKALDFNDFKLEEILDFNKFDNKKLAESFILYKRLKFN from the coding sequence ATGAAAAAAACATTTTATATAACTACACCTATTTATTATGCAAGTGGTAATTTACATATTGGTCATTTATATACAACTGCATTAACTTGAGTTATTGCTAATTATAAGAAATTAAATGGTTACGATGTAAAAATGTTAACTGGTTCAGACGAACACGGTTTAAAAATACAACAAAAAGCAGAAGAAAAAGGTGTGCACCCACAAGAGTTTGTTGATGATTTAGCAGTTAAATTTCAACAAATGTGAAAAGACTTTGGTATAGAATACGATTACTATTCAAGAACTACTTCTGAAAATCATAAAAAAACTATACAAGATATTTTTAGTTATTTCTTAAAACAAGAATTCATTTACAAAGATCAATATCAAGGTTTATACTCAATACCAGATGAAGAATTTCTTACAGAAACTCAAGCGGTTAAAAGAGACGGAAAATTTTACCACCCAACTTCAGATCATGAACTAACTTTAGTTTCTGAAGAAAGTTACTTTTTCAAGATGAACTTATTTCAGGATTGACTTGTTGAATATATAAATAAAAACAATGAATTTTTAGCTCCTAAAAAAATAGAAAATGAAATGATTAGCAATTTTATTTCTAAAGGTCTTGAAGATTTATCAATAACAAGAACTAAAATTGATTGAGGAATCAAAGTTAATGAGGACCCAACTCACACTGTATATGTATGATTAGATGCACTTGCTAATTACATAACTGCATTAGGTTTTGATATTAACGGAAATCATAAAAATGATTTTAAAGAATATTGAGAAAATGAAAATGCAGAAGTTGTACATTTAATCGGTAAAGAAATTGCTAGATTCCATATGATTTATTGACCAATATTTTTAAAAGCACTAAACTTAAAATTACCAACAAAAATACAATCACATGGATGAATAATTACCCCAACTGGTAAAATGTCAAAATCAAAAAATAATGTAGTTGACCCATACAAATTACTAGAAAAATATGATGCAGAGATAATTAAATACTTTTTTGTTAGTCAAAGCCCACTTGGTGATGATATTGTATTTGATGAAGAAAGATTTGTAAACATAATTAATGCAGAATTAATTAATACATACGGTAATTTAATAGCACGTACATTAAAAATGAAAAGCAACTCATTTGCTAGCCCAATAAAATACAAAAAAACTTCATTCCAAGAAGATTTAGACGTCGAACAAGAAATTATCAAATCAGTCGATGAATATAAAAATAATTTTGATGAATTTAAAATAAACAAAGCATTTCAAGTTGCGAATGAACTTGGAAACCAATTAAACAAATATATTGATTTAACTAAACCTTGAACAATAACAGATTTAGATAGATTAGAACAAATTTTAGTTAGATTATTAAACGGTATATATGCACTTTCAACTTATTATTCAGTTGTTTTACCTAATAAAGTTTCTGAAGTAGCTAAAGCATTAGATTTTAATGATTTTAAATTAGAAGAAATTTTAGATTTTAATAAATTTGATAATAAAAAACTAGCAGAATCATTTATTTTATATAAACGTTTAAAATTTAATTAA
- a CDS encoding tRNA1(Val) (adenine(37)-N6)-methyltransferase, translating to MKLDALKNRNIVKNNLGFDSDLYVYQDKDMFNYSVDTILLGNYVTLNPKITRALEIGANNGALSIFVASRSKKLKIDAVEIQKDAYDLAQFNVNFNKLDDQINLINEDFNIFWKEHNKNVNPKYQVIFCNPPFYSFDKTKIKKDWNEAKLIATHEVKLNLDQLFLGCSKIIEQKGYLAVVLPIERSIDAFTLMRKHNFEPKRVQYVFTRSTEKPKFALIEARYQSGWGTHFLPNLYLHADDDKLNHDYLPEIKEIYKPIKIKE from the coding sequence ATGAAACTAGACGCTTTAAAAAATCGTAATATTGTAAAAAATAATCTTGGTTTTGATTCAGATTTATATGTGTACCAGGATAAAGATATGTTCAACTATTCGGTTGATACTATTTTGTTAGGTAATTACGTAACATTAAATCCTAAAATAACAAGAGCACTTGAAATTGGTGCCAATAATGGTGCTTTGTCAATTTTTGTTGCTTCAAGAAGCAAAAAACTTAAAATTGATGCCGTAGAAATTCAAAAAGATGCCTATGATTTAGCACAATTCAATGTTAATTTTAATAAGTTAGATGATCAAATAAACTTAATAAATGAAGACTTCAATATTTTTTGAAAAGAACATAACAAAAATGTTAATCCTAAATACCAAGTAATTTTTTGCAATCCTCCGTTTTATTCCTTTGATAAAACAAAAATCAAAAAAGATTGAAATGAAGCTAAATTAATTGCGACTCATGAAGTAAAATTAAATTTAGATCAATTATTCTTAGGATGTTCAAAAATAATTGAGCAAAAAGGCTATTTAGCTGTTGTTTTACCGATTGAACGTTCGATCGATGCATTCACTTTAATGAGAAAACATAATTTTGAACCTAAAAGAGTTCAATATGTTTTCACACGTTCAACTGAAAAACCTAAATTCGCCCTGATAGAAGCTAGATATCAATCAGGTTGAGGTACTCACTTTTTACCTAATTTATACTTACATGCCGATGATGATAAATTAAATCATGATTATTTACCAGAAATAAAAGAAATTTACAAACCAATCAAAATTAAGGAGTAA
- the rnr gene encoding ribonuclease R — MDIEKVVSYIQSEKSRSFLSIAKHFRILPKDNHKLTKILSQLQKEYRIFKNNNDEYYAPILVDVIEGVLNVNNKGQFGFVDYNIDEENNTKDSVYIRNFNFNSALHNDKVKVKVFKNPKGDKADLTSGVVVEILERGNDEIVGFIKLKNNTNYFVPVEAKMKSLTWTIVPNLVPIKLNDLVVAKILRYDSKNVLIEISKVITNEADPMVYVKSYLEQIKAPNNFPEILDTEISNIPETIENEDLSRRIDLTDKMIVTIDGDETKDFDDAIYVKKLDNGNYFLGVYIADVSHYVKEGTEIDNEALKRGTSIYLVDRVIPMLPFGLSNGICSLNPNEKRFVIACEMEIDQFGNNVNVEIFQGIIESKFRLTYKQVDKYYNENDLGFTQEQKNSVDELKVMLNEAKELSLILHKFKTNQGYVDFEIVEPKIKLDSEGRVSHILINERGFSEVLIEDFMVRANETVAKYLYDKKLPVLYRIHELPDQEKITNLKNTLEAIGIKSQDLNFNKLTPKNFSKIVEKIKEYRNDDFIKLMFLRTMQKAIYSPENIGHFGLASEHYCHFTSPIRRYPDLVIHRVIRNFLFDKKQDQVEEYRSKVITFGDLNTKAEQKAVQIERNVNDLKFAEFLKNQVGKKYKVQILSVLNFGFFVEFDFKASGLVHKTSLIDDIYEANDTLTKLTGTKTKKTFTIGDFVDVVILGVDLVEGKVDCCLASLYPEFIAKKEKDEQFRKNHETRRFKKS, encoded by the coding sequence ATGGATATAGAAAAAGTTGTATCATATATACAAAGTGAAAAATCTAGGAGTTTTCTAAGCATTGCTAAGCATTTTAGAATTCTACCTAAAGATAATCATAAATTAACAAAAATACTATCTCAATTACAAAAAGAATATAGAATTTTCAAAAATAATAATGATGAATATTATGCACCAATTTTAGTAGATGTAATCGAAGGTGTATTAAACGTAAATAATAAAGGCCAGTTTGGATTTGTTGATTATAACATTGACGAAGAAAATAACACTAAAGATAGTGTTTATATTAGAAATTTTAATTTTAATAGCGCATTGCATAACGACAAGGTTAAAGTTAAAGTTTTTAAAAATCCAAAAGGGGATAAAGCAGACTTAACCAGTGGAGTTGTCGTAGAAATACTAGAACGTGGTAATGATGAAATTGTTGGTTTTATAAAACTAAAAAATAATACTAATTATTTTGTTCCTGTTGAAGCTAAAATGAAAAGTTTAACTTGAACCATTGTTCCTAACTTAGTTCCAATTAAACTTAACGACTTAGTTGTTGCTAAAATTTTAAGATATGATTCTAAAAACGTACTAATCGAAATTAGTAAAGTTATAACAAACGAAGCCGATCCAATGGTTTATGTAAAATCATATTTAGAACAAATTAAAGCACCTAACAATTTCCCTGAAATTTTAGATACTGAAATTTCAAATATACCTGAAACTATCGAAAATGAGGATCTTTCAAGAAGAATTGATCTAACAGATAAAATGATCGTTACAATCGATGGTGACGAAACTAAAGACTTTGATGATGCTATCTATGTTAAAAAACTAGATAACGGAAATTATTTTTTAGGAGTTTATATTGCCGATGTTTCTCACTACGTAAAAGAAGGAACCGAAATCGATAACGAGGCACTTAAACGTGGTACAAGTATTTATTTAGTTGATAGAGTTATTCCAATGTTACCATTCGGATTATCAAACGGAATTTGTTCACTTAATCCAAATGAAAAAAGATTTGTTATTGCTTGTGAAATGGAAATTGATCAATTCGGTAATAATGTAAATGTTGAAATATTCCAAGGAATTATTGAAAGTAAATTTAGACTTACCTATAAACAAGTAGATAAATACTATAATGAAAACGATTTAGGCTTTACTCAAGAACAAAAAAATAGTGTTGATGAACTTAAAGTAATGTTAAATGAAGCAAAAGAGTTAAGTTTAATTTTACATAAATTCAAAACAAATCAAGGTTATGTTGACTTCGAAATAGTTGAACCTAAAATTAAACTTGATAGCGAAGGAAGAGTTAGTCATATTTTAATTAATGAACGTGGTTTTTCAGAAGTTTTAATTGAAGACTTTATGGTTAGAGCAAATGAAACTGTTGCAAAATACTTATACGACAAAAAACTTCCTGTTTTATATCGTATACACGAATTACCTGATCAAGAAAAAATAACAAACTTAAAAAATACCCTTGAAGCGATAGGTATCAAATCACAAGATTTAAACTTTAACAAATTAACACCAAAGAATTTTTCAAAAATCGTTGAAAAAATTAAAGAATATAGAAACGATGATTTTATTAAATTAATGTTCCTAAGAACAATGCAAAAAGCTATTTATTCACCAGAAAATATTGGTCACTTTGGATTAGCTTCAGAACACTATTGTCACTTCACAAGTCCAATACGTAGATATCCAGATTTAGTAATTCATCGAGTTATCAGAAACTTTTTATTCGATAAAAAACAAGATCAAGTTGAAGAATATAGATCTAAAGTTATTACTTTTGGTGATTTAAATACTAAAGCAGAACAAAAAGCAGTTCAAATCGAAAGAAACGTAAATGACCTAAAATTTGCTGAATTCTTGAAAAACCAAGTTGGTAAAAAATATAAAGTTCAAATTTTAAGTGTTTTAAACTTTGGATTCTTTGTAGAATTTGACTTTAAAGCAAGTGGTTTAGTTCACAAAACATCTTTAATTGATGATATTTATGAAGCGAATGACACCTTAACAAAATTAACCGGTACAAAAACTAAAAAAACATTTACTATAGGTGATTTTGTTGATGTTGTAATTTTAGGTGTTGATTTAGTAGAAGGAAAAGTAGATTGTTGTTTAGCTTCTTTATACCCAGAGTTTATTGCTAAAAAAGAAAAAGACGAACAATTTAGAAAAAACCATGAAACTAGACGCTTTAAAAAATCGTAA
- the secG gene encoding preprotein translocase subunit SecG: MTILTVILILSSFIIILISFAMSPDSNGFSGALVGSGDLELFKNSKERGIKKVLKYSMMFFGFILFALAIILKAVLS; encoded by the coding sequence ATGACAATTTTAACAGTAATATTAATATTATCTAGTTTTATAATTATTCTCATTTCCTTCGCTATGTCACCTGACTCAAATGGGTTCTCAGGTGCACTAGTTGGTTCAGGCGATTTAGAATTGTTTAAAAACTCAAAAGAAAGGGGAATTAAGAAGGTTTTAAAATATTCAATGATGTTTTTTGGATTTATTTTATTTGCTTTAGCAATAATACTTAAAGCCGTCTTAAGTTAA
- a CDS encoding transglutaminase domain-containing protein yields MNKNIKKHILLSVFCVSPLIGAISCSNTKTENTNISKSVVDQKESENKDSKNNTLNEVPDNTEKVTDGNTKNNQEASEENNLENPNENNESEVSNEEGSEVGSNNNEEVDTKQNIINKSNVEIELKNNNELLVAQEKFQEIKNRIKYFESVKFNVPHYFAFVKNMGPNGQMNFENENQTTKLDDLISYVNELNSITKENLNSETFIKLKDEFDILDDQINQIDERNNKPTVVFNSKPNSEEIKKEIIKEFEKLQKDDFFRVVYDTKNNSISIDEMYKIYTDLIYNEYYKFPYLSVGSAATVNFKEKDGNVFVFSGSSNKLSTDAKKAMVEYVKGGLNLVNEKMSVYEKVFALTSYVDDKLNYMNRSTGLDDAYLKHWGVCKEYVEQAAILYSMAGLEFRIITGEQHIWFTFKNEQNKWFITDPTHLDPGNVDVDYPAVFQGSAKLISKLTEMFKFDRHLVWDEKINGVDPKLLDEVNNNITQQESYSLFNKFIDTKNESNYHFYDGKVFLVSKGSLSWFDSKGTKKINKLTIDGFDNNELLNLQASYKNHIYIIKNSGNNQEIYDYNIDNNLIKKVEDLTNKIDDFEYLFKDNKLILQTRMSSNKISELDIINDSKNNDTYYDLQLKLKLYYLKFGLFFVKGSNSEYDEILNKLNELERKIKNKDEISQIKTDLNSMIEKIDYAIK; encoded by the coding sequence ATGAACAAAAATATTAAAAAACATATCTTATTAAGTGTATTCTGTGTCTCACCCTTAATTGGAGCAATTTCTTGCTCTAATACTAAAACAGAAAACACAAACATTTCTAAAAGTGTAGTTGATCAAAAAGAAAGTGAAAATAAAGATTCAAAAAACAACACTTTAAATGAAGTTCCGGATAATACTGAAAAAGTTACTGATGGAAATACCAAAAATAATCAAGAAGCTTCTGAAGAGAATAATTTAGAAAACCCAAATGAAAATAACGAAAGTGAAGTTTCAAATGAAGAAGGTAGTGAAGTTGGTTCAAATAACAACGAAGAAGTTGACACTAAACAAAACATTATCAACAAAAGTAATGTAGAAATTGAGCTAAAAAATAATAATGAATTATTAGTGGCACAAGAAAAGTTTCAAGAAATAAAAAATAGAATTAAATATTTTGAATCAGTTAAATTTAATGTTCCTCATTATTTTGCTTTTGTAAAAAACATGGGACCAAACGGTCAAATGAATTTTGAAAATGAAAATCAGACTACAAAACTTGATGATTTAATTTCATATGTTAATGAATTAAATAGTATCACTAAAGAAAATTTAAATTCTGAAACATTTATAAAACTAAAAGATGAATTTGATATTTTAGATGATCAAATTAATCAAATTGATGAGAGAAACAACAAACCTACAGTAGTTTTTAACTCAAAACCAAATTCAGAAGAAATTAAAAAAGAAATTATTAAAGAGTTTGAAAAGTTACAAAAAGATGATTTTTTCAGAGTTGTTTATGATACAAAAAATAATTCAATAAGTATTGATGAAATGTACAAAATTTATACTGATTTAATTTATAACGAATATTATAAATTTCCTTATTTATCAGTAGGTTCTGCTGCTACAGTTAACTTTAAAGAAAAAGATGGAAACGTATTTGTTTTCTCTGGTTCAAGCAACAAATTAAGTACTGATGCTAAAAAAGCGATGGTAGAATATGTAAAAGGCGGACTAAACTTGGTAAACGAAAAAATGTCCGTTTATGAAAAAGTGTTTGCTTTAACTAGTTATGTAGATGATAAGTTAAATTATATGAATCGATCAACTGGTCTTGATGATGCATATTTAAAACATTGAGGAGTTTGCAAGGAATATGTAGAACAAGCTGCTATTTTATATTCTATGGCAGGCTTAGAATTCAGAATAATTACTGGTGAACAACACATTTGATTTACATTTAAAAACGAACAAAATAAATGATTTATAACTGATCCAACTCATTTAGACCCTGGTAATGTTGATGTTGATTATCCTGCTGTTTTTCAAGGTAGTGCAAAATTAATTTCTAAATTAACTGAAATGTTCAAATTTGATAGACATTTAGTTTGAGACGAAAAAATTAACGGTGTTGATCCAAAGCTTTTAGATGAAGTTAATAACAACATAACACAACAAGAAAGTTATTCGTTATTTAATAAATTTATAGATACAAAAAATGAATCTAACTATCATTTTTACGATGGTAAAGTGTTTTTAGTTTCGAAAGGATCATTAAGTTGATTCGATTCAAAAGGAACTAAAAAAATTAATAAATTAACTATAGATGGTTTTGATAACAATGAACTTTTAAACCTACAAGCAAGCTATAAAAATCATATTTATATTATAAAAAATAGCGGAAATAACCAAGAAATATATGATTATAATATTGATAATAATTTAATTAAAAAAGTTGAAGATTTAACTAATAAAATTGATGATTTTGAATATCTATTCAAAGATAACAAATTAATACTTCAAACCCGAATGAGTTCTAATAAAATTTCAGAGTTAGATATAATAAATGATTCTAAAAATAATGATACTTATTACGATTTACAATTAAAACTAAAATTATATTATCTAAAATTTGGATTGTTTTTTGTTAAAGGTTCGAATTCTGAATACGATGAAATCTTAAATAAATTGAATGAATTAGAACGAAAAATCAAAAATAAGGATGAAATCAGTCAAATAAAAACAGACTTAAATTCAATGATTGAAAAGATAGATTATGCTATTAAATAG